The genomic interval GCCAGGGAAAGGCCCTACTTCTGCGGAATCTTTTTCTGGCACGCGGCGCACACCCCCCGCACCTCCAGCCGCAACAACCGGGGCGCGCCGAACGCCTTCGCCGCCTCCGGCGCCGCCAGCGCCGCGTCGGCCGCAAAGTCGCGGATCAGCCCGCAGCGCTCGCACACAAAATGGTGGTGCGCCCCCATGTTCGCGTCGAACCGGACGCTCTCGTGGCTCATGCCCACGATGGACACCAGCCCGTGGTCCGCGAACAGCCGCAGGT from Candidatus Hydrogenedentota bacterium carries:
- a CDS encoding transcriptional repressor; this encodes MKIPRETVDRRMAFFREACERLGIKVTHQRLEIFRAIASTEEHPDAVSVHRQVRRRVPTVSLDTVYRNLRLFADHGLVSIVGMSHESVRFDANMGAHHHFVCERCGLIRDFAADAALAAPEAAKAFGAPRLLRLEVRGVCAACQKKIPQK